A genomic stretch from Chitinophagaceae bacterium includes:
- a CDS encoding carbon-nitrogen hydrolase yields MSTVKVGMVQMSCTANKEENLQKAIAKTREAAAKGAQIVCLQELFTSLYFCDEENYDHFLLAEAIPGPSTEVLSAVAKELGVVIIASLFEKRTQGLYHNTTAVLDADGTYLGKYRKMHIPDDPAYYEKFYFTPGDLGYKIFKTKFASIGVLICWDQWYPEAARITALMGAEILFYPTAIGWATSQDEATNTEQYNAWQTIQRSHSVANGVHVVSVNRVGLEQNGAMKFWGGSFISNPFGSLLYKASHDAEEVHVQELDLKKTDQYRTHWPFLRDRRIDSYQPITKRFIDEE; encoded by the coding sequence ATGAGTACTGTAAAGGTTGGAATGGTGCAGATGAGCTGCACCGCAAATAAAGAAGAGAACCTGCAAAAGGCTATTGCAAAGACAAGAGAAGCTGCAGCCAAGGGTGCACAGATCGTTTGTTTGCAAGAGCTGTTTACCTCCCTCTATTTTTGCGATGAAGAAAACTATGATCATTTCCTGCTGGCAGAAGCCATCCCCGGCCCTTCAACTGAAGTGTTGAGTGCAGTTGCTAAAGAATTAGGTGTGGTGATCATTGCTTCCCTGTTTGAAAAACGTACACAGGGTTTGTATCATAACACAACAGCAGTACTCGATGCTGACGGAACTTATTTAGGTAAGTATCGGAAAATGCATATCCCAGACGATCCTGCTTACTACGAAAAATTTTATTTCACGCCCGGCGACCTGGGCTATAAAATATTCAAGACAAAATTCGCCAGCATTGGTGTACTCATTTGCTGGGATCAGTGGTATCCGGAAGCAGCACGTATCACTGCATTAATGGGTGCAGAAATTTTATTCTATCCAACAGCTATTGGCTGGGCCACTTCACAGGATGAAGCAACCAATACCGAACAATACAATGCATGGCAAACCATTCAACGCAGTCATTCCGTTGCTAACGGTGTGCATGTGGTAAGTGTGAACCGTGTTGGACTCGAGCAGAATGGAGCCATGAAATTCTGGGGCGGTTCGTTTATCAGCAATCCGTTTGGTTCACTGTTATACAAAGCATCGCATGATGCAGAAGAAGTGCATGTGCAGGAACTCGATCTGAAAAAAACAGATCAGTACAGAACACACTGGCCGTTTTTAAGAGACCGGAGAATAGATTCGTATCAGCCGATTACAAAGAGGTTTATTGATGAAGAATAA
- a CDS encoding porin codes for MLRKVLVSAISILAVFSTITLKAQDSASAGTLNITGSVDVYYRFNFQNAKDSGRINNKTSFTNSQNSFELGMASLKFDYSKGKVGAVADLGFGTRAAEFSYNESGILAAVKQAYVTYAPSDKVKFTAGKWATHVGYELLDPQLNKNYSMSYMFSYGPFSHTGLKADFTFGGGFAGMVGISNPTDYISAPFGKKSVIAQISKVGDKFSGYLNYVGGKDMGDNSINQFGLTALYTASDKFSLGYDGTVKAVKPSAGSSASWYGSALYINVSPAEKFGFCVRGEYFSDDDGVAGFGTSLFDATLSLNIKPVKGIMIVPEFRVDAAKDPMFFKNEDTVNPTSKSAGSFSVAAIFSF; via the coding sequence ATGCTAAGAAAAGTTCTCGTATCTGCTATCTCCATCCTCGCTGTTTTTTCAACAATAACTCTCAAAGCGCAGGATTCTGCCTCAGCAGGCACATTAAATATTACAGGTTCGGTTGACGTGTACTACCGTTTCAATTTCCAGAACGCCAAAGACTCAGGACGGATCAATAATAAAACCAGTTTTACCAATTCACAGAATTCATTTGAACTGGGTATGGCTTCACTGAAATTTGATTACAGCAAAGGAAAAGTTGGAGCTGTAGCTGATCTTGGTTTTGGAACAAGGGCTGCTGAATTCTCTTATAATGAATCAGGAATTTTAGCAGCTGTTAAACAGGCTTATGTAACATATGCACCTTCTGATAAAGTGAAGTTTACAGCAGGTAAATGGGCCACACATGTTGGGTACGAATTACTTGATCCGCAACTGAACAAAAACTACAGTATGAGTTATATGTTCTCTTACGGACCTTTCTCTCACACTGGTTTAAAAGCTGATTTCACTTTTGGTGGTGGTTTTGCAGGTATGGTGGGAATTTCAAATCCTACAGATTATATCTCTGCTCCATTTGGAAAAAAGAGTGTAATTGCACAGATCAGTAAAGTAGGTGATAAATTCAGCGGCTACTTAAACTATGTAGGCGGTAAAGACATGGGTGATAACTCCATTAACCAGTTTGGATTAACCGCTCTCTACACTGCCAGTGATAAATTCAGCCTTGGTTATGATGGAACTGTGAAAGCTGTTAAACCATCTGCAGGTTCTTCTGCATCATGGTACGGTTCAGCTTTATACATTAACGTAAGCCCGGCTGAAAAATTTGGTTTTTGTGTAAGAGGTGAATATTTTTCTGATGATGATGGAGTAGCCGGTTTCGGAACATCACTGTTTGATGCTACACTCTCGTTGAACATCAAACCTGTAAAAGGAATCATGATTGTACCTGAATTCAGAGTGGATGCTGCGAAAGATCCAATGTTCTTTAAGAATGAGGATACTGTAAATCCAACTTCAAAAAGTGCAGGTTCTTTCAGTGTAGCGGCAATTTTCAGCTTCTAA
- a CDS encoding ammonium transporter, with product MIKKVTPRQIAPFLFLAAVAIAALFIPALPNFEDKAGAYNAADIAWIIVATALVFLMTPGLAFFYGGMVHRKNVISTMIKSVVAAGVVGVLWVVVGFSLAFGDSIGGVIGNPTTFLFFKNVTSGAPWSLAPSIPLALFALFQMMFAVITPGLVVGAVAERIRFTSYILFTVLFSLLVYAPLAHWSWHPDGFLFKMGALDFAGGTVVHISAGCAALAGALVLKRRKVHIENREIPPANVPYVLIGTGLLWFGWFGFNAGSALGSNALAVSAFATTNTAAAAAGLSWMFFDVLRGKKPSVLGFCIGAVVGLVAITPAAGFVAIPQSIFIGAVAAIISNIAVYYKQKSRLDDTLDVFPCHGIGGMVGMLMTGVFATKAINTAGNDGLFYGNFDFFFTQVKALAIVVAFSFTASFLIFKFINFILPMRVTEEEEELGLDASQHDEKYMQGTLLVAKNGKMEEEEAGI from the coding sequence ATGATTAAAAAAGTAACCCCAAGACAAATTGCCCCATTCCTTTTTTTGGCGGCCGTTGCTATCGCAGCTTTGTTTATTCCGGCACTTCCCAATTTTGAGGATAAAGCCGGAGCTTATAATGCAGCCGACATTGCATGGATCATTGTCGCAACTGCATTGGTATTTTTAATGACTCCGGGACTGGCCTTCTTTTATGGCGGGATGGTACATCGCAAGAATGTGATCTCCACCATGATTAAAAGCGTCGTTGCAGCAGGCGTTGTTGGTGTGCTGTGGGTTGTAGTAGGATTCAGCCTGGCCTTTGGTGATTCAATTGGCGGCGTAATCGGTAATCCTACAACATTCCTGTTTTTTAAGAATGTTACTTCCGGTGCTCCCTGGAGTTTAGCTCCATCAATCCCGCTGGCATTGTTTGCGTTGTTTCAAATGATGTTTGCCGTAATTACTCCCGGCCTGGTTGTAGGAGCCGTTGCGGAAAGGATCCGTTTTACTTCTTACATTTTATTTACTGTGTTGTTCAGCTTACTGGTGTATGCACCTTTGGCGCATTGGAGCTGGCATCCTGATGGATTCCTGTTTAAAATGGGAGCATTGGATTTTGCAGGTGGTACAGTTGTACATATTTCTGCAGGTTGTGCTGCCTTAGCTGGTGCACTGGTTTTAAAACGCCGTAAAGTTCATATTGAAAACAGAGAAATTCCACCAGCAAACGTTCCATACGTTCTGATCGGTACCGGTTTACTCTGGTTTGGATGGTTTGGTTTCAACGCAGGTTCTGCTCTTGGATCAAATGCACTGGCTGTTTCTGCGTTTGCTACTACAAATACAGCTGCTGCTGCTGCTGGTTTAAGCTGGATGTTCTTTGATGTATTACGTGGAAAAAAACCTTCTGTACTCGGTTTCTGTATCGGTGCGGTTGTAGGTTTAGTTGCTATTACACCTGCCGCAGGTTTTGTAGCCATTCCTCAAAGTATATTCATTGGTGCAGTAGCTGCTATCATTTCTAATATTGCTGTTTACTACAAACAAAAATCAAGACTCGATGATACACTCGATGTATTCCCCTGTCATGGTATTGGTGGTATGGTAGGTATGCTCATGACCGGTGTTTTTGCTACCAAAGCAATCAACACTGCCGGTAATGATGGTTTATTCTACGGCAATTTCGATTTCTTTTTTACACAGGTGAAAGCACTCGCTATTGTTGTAGCGTTCAGCTTTACCGCTTCTTTCCTCATTTTCAAGTTCATCAACTTCATTCTTCCAATGCGTGTTACTGAAGAAGAAGAAGAACTTGGCCTGGATGCTTCTCAGCATGATGAAAAATACATGCAGGGTACATTGCTTGTTGCCAAGAACGGAAAGATGGAAGAAGAAGAAGCGGGTATCTGA
- a CDS encoding DoxX family protein, translated as MKSNKIIYWSITGLMGAAMLMNAYLYFTDPKMAEAFKHLGFPGFFRVELAVAKITGVIVLLVPVFSGKIKAWAYAGFGITFISAALAHYLANDPAKNITMPLIFLVLLIISSIYYSKSTNAIQ; from the coding sequence ATGAAAAGTAATAAAATAATTTATTGGTCAATAACTGGTTTAATGGGTGCCGCAATGCTAATGAATGCGTATTTATATTTTACTGACCCTAAAATGGCTGAAGCATTTAAACACTTAGGCTTTCCCGGCTTTTTCAGAGTAGAACTTGCAGTAGCTAAAATAACGGGAGTTATCGTTTTGCTTGTTCCTGTTTTCTCAGGTAAAATAAAAGCATGGGCTTATGCAGGCTTTGGAATAACTTTTATTTCAGCAGCACTTGCACATTATTTGGCAAACGACCCGGCAAAAAATATCACAATGCCTCTCATTTTCCTGGTATTGCTTATCATTTCAAGCATCTATTATTCTAAATCAACAAATGCAATTCAATAA
- a CDS encoding helix-turn-helix transcriptional regulator, translating to MPKNNRRSDCPVSCSLDVWGDKWSLLIIRDLMNAKQCTYGDFLKSAEGIATNILASRLLTLEENGVIEKLSHPDSKAKVLYKLTLKGIDLLPLMIEIGIWSEKYYDINKDRKAELKEVKKNKEEYIKAKIKELRS from the coding sequence ATGCCTAAGAATAATAGAAGGTCAGATTGCCCTGTAAGTTGCTCCCTTGACGTGTGGGGAGACAAGTGGTCGCTGTTGATTATCAGAGATTTAATGAATGCAAAACAATGCACCTATGGCGACTTTTTAAAGTCAGCCGAAGGAATTGCAACCAACATTTTAGCTTCCCGGTTGCTGACATTGGAAGAAAATGGAGTGATTGAAAAATTGAGTCACCCGGACAGCAAGGCAAAAGTTTTGTATAAACTCACCTTAAAAGGAATTGATTTGCTACCCTTAATGATTGAAATTGGAATATGGTCGGAAAAATATTACGACATCAACAAGGACAGAAAAGCGGAACTCAAAGAAGTAAAGAAGAACAAGGAGGAATACATTAAAGCAAAAATCAAAGAATTAAGAAGTTGA
- a CDS encoding 2'-5' RNA ligase family protein, with amino-acid sequence MSTTIRRQLTLFVEAAGAETIEQVRTKFNPVQSGLISCHVTLCREDELEDLQLIISNINNKKPSAITIHFAKPIRFAEGKGVLLPGISDNIAFHNLRKLVLQGVHIHLRKHEPHITLLHPRNSTCTDEVFNETEQLIFPSAITFKKISLIEQADVNSKWELVQEFSLQRLGGAGKKGGVYLIFLRRLLGGVSKNFGKKTARP; translated from the coding sequence GTGTCAACTACAATCCGCAGACAATTAACTTTATTTGTTGAAGCAGCAGGTGCTGAAACCATTGAGCAGGTGCGTACAAAATTCAACCCTGTACAAAGCGGCCTCATCAGCTGTCATGTTACTTTATGCAGGGAAGATGAACTGGAAGACCTGCAGCTGATTATCAGCAATATCAATAATAAAAAGCCTTCTGCTATAACCATTCATTTTGCAAAGCCCATCCGCTTTGCAGAAGGCAAAGGAGTTTTGCTCCCCGGCATTAGTGATAACATTGCTTTTCACAACCTGCGTAAACTTGTATTACAGGGAGTACATATTCATCTCCGTAAGCACGAACCGCATATCACTTTACTGCATCCACGAAATTCAACCTGCACAGATGAAGTGTTCAATGAAACAGAACAACTGATTTTTCCTTCAGCGATAACATTCAAAAAAATATCTCTTATTGAACAGGCAGATGTAAACAGTAAATGGGAACTTGTGCAGGAATTTTCTTTGCAGCGGTTGGGGGGGGCGGGGAAAAAAGGAGGGGTTTATTTAATTTTTCTCCGCCGCCTCCTGGGGGGCGTCTCAAAAAATTTTGGGAAAAAAACGGCGCGACCTTAG
- a CDS encoding agmatine deiminase family protein — MIDTTATPKSLGYTFPAEFALHEATWLSWPHKEASWPGKINTIFPYYAQFIKELTKGESVRINIADDTMKAFAVGHLQTAGVDLSKVEFFFHPTNDAWCRDHGPAFLINPNAAQKKVIVDWGYNAWGGKYPPFDLDDVIPTLIGKHYNIPVFNPGIVMEGGSVEFNGKGALMTSTACLLNPNRNPHLNQQQIEEYLSNYYGVDQVLWIDEGIVGDDTDGHIDDTVRFVNEDTVITVIEENKNDENYDLLQHNLKQLQQMRLLNGKQLNIIELPMPDELVYEEQRLPCSYANFYIANKSVIVPTFRSAKDEMALQIIQQCFPTREVVGIDSTEIIWGLGSFHCLSQQEPLVRRKTSCKNRRLIDSLP; from the coding sequence ATGATCGATACAACTGCAACACCAAAGTCATTAGGCTATACATTCCCTGCAGAATTTGCATTGCACGAAGCAACATGGTTGAGCTGGCCTCACAAAGAAGCAAGCTGGCCGGGAAAGATCAACACAATATTTCCTTACTACGCACAATTCATTAAAGAATTAACAAAAGGCGAATCTGTTCGTATTAACATAGCAGATGATACGATGAAAGCATTTGCAGTTGGTCATTTACAAACAGCTGGTGTTGATTTGAGTAAGGTTGAGTTTTTCTTTCACCCAACTAACGATGCATGGTGCAGGGATCATGGACCTGCATTTTTGATTAACCCCAATGCAGCACAAAAGAAAGTAATTGTCGACTGGGGTTATAATGCATGGGGAGGAAAATATCCTCCGTTTGATTTAGATGATGTGATTCCAACATTGATTGGCAAACATTATAACATTCCCGTTTTCAATCCGGGCATCGTAATGGAAGGTGGTTCAGTTGAATTCAATGGCAAGGGAGCATTGATGACATCCACTGCATGTTTGTTAAATCCAAACCGTAATCCGCATCTCAATCAGCAGCAGATTGAAGAATACCTCAGCAATTATTATGGTGTTGATCAGGTACTCTGGATTGATGAAGGAATTGTTGGTGATGATACTGACGGACATATTGATGATACGGTTCGTTTTGTAAATGAGGATACAGTGATAACTGTTATTGAAGAAAATAAGAATGATGAGAATTATGATTTGCTTCAGCATAATTTAAAACAGCTGCAGCAAATGCGTTTGCTCAACGGCAAGCAGCTGAACATTATTGAACTACCTATGCCCGATGAACTGGTATATGAAGAGCAGCGCCTCCCCTGCTCGTATGCCAATTTTTATATCGCTAACAAATCAGTGATTGTTCCAACATTCCGCAGTGCAAAAGATGAAATGGCATTGCAGATCATTCAGCAATGTTTCCCAACAAGGGAAGTAGTTGGCATTGATTCAACAGAAATCATCTGGGGACTGGGAAGTTTTCATTGTCTCAGTCAGCAGGAACCTTTGGTGAGAAGAAAAACCTCCTGTAAAAACAGGAGGTTAATCGATAGCCTGCCCTAA